In the bacterium genome, CCAGCAACTTCCTCGCGAGATCCACGCCGTCCTTCGCCTGCGCTCCCCAACCGTCGGCGCCTTCTCCGTCCGCCCACTTCTGGGACGTGACGGCGCCGCCGACGATCACCGGGTACTTGTCGCGTACGTCCATTTCCTTCAGGAGACCGAGGAGCTCGGTGAACTTTTCCATCGCGGGAGCGAAGACGACCGAGACGGCGATCATGTCCGCGCCGGAATTCTCGGCGGCCTCGTAGAAATCCCAGGGCGCGTTCTTCTCGCCCATGTCGACGACCTCGAAGCCTCCGATCGAGAGCAGCGTACCCACCAGGTTCTTCCCGATGTTGTGCTGGCTGAGCATCGTGCCGAGGACGATCTTCTTGCCGGTCTTCTGCCCTCCGCCCTTGGGCAACGCCTCTTCGATCAGCGGGATGCAGGCCTTGGCGCAGACACCGGCGCGCACCAGGTCGAGCACGATCGCCTGCTTGGCCGCGAAGCGGTTGCCGACGTCGTTGAGCCCGTTCATCACTCCTTGCTCGAGGATGTCCATGGGGTTCAGGCCGGCGTCCAGCAGCTCGCGGGTCATCGCCTCGGCCTCGTCGGTCTTCGTCTGACTCACCAGCTCTCGTAGGTCTTCGATCGTGGACATCTTCATGTTTCTCCTGCTCAGTGGGTCCAGGTCGGGTAGTCGAGGCCCAGATCCTGGAAGATCCGCGTGAACTTCCGATAGTGCTCGACCAGCTCGGGCGCGGGGTTCAGGGTCTTCGGGTCGTAGAGCTTGCTGAAGTGCATCGGGGACGGATCCGGGCTTTTCTCTGCTGCATTGATCCTCTTGAGCAGCTCGACCCCCTCCTTCGGCGACAGCCCGGCGGCGGCCCGCGCCATCTCACCGGCCCAGCGAGATTCGAACCCGGTCGAGCCACCCGCCAACCAGAGGCCTTCCATGCCCGAGATGGACCCGCCGATGCACGCTGCCGCGGTCGCGTACCAGGACGTATCCGAAAGCGCCCCGGCCGGGTTCCCCATACTGCCAAAGGAGAGCCACGGCAGCTTCAGGTTCCGATCGGCTGCGAGCGCGGCGGCCGTGTTGCAGCAACTGATGTCGTTGCCGATGTAGGTGCCGTGCACCGAGACCGACATGGCCTGGGTGAGCGCGCCGCCGGAATAGGCCAGCATGCCCAGCGTGTGGGCGATGATCTCCATCGCGCCTTGCTCAGGCCCGGTGAGATAGGCGTAGAGCGCAGGCGAGCAGCTCATCCAGGGCTCGATGCCGTGCTGCTCGGCGAAGAACGCGAGGTTGAGCCGGTCGTAATCGATCCGCATGTCCTGGATGATCTGGACGGGCAGCGTGCAGTTGCGCCTGTTGTAGAGCCCTGATCCGAAGGCGCTCATCAAAGTGAGTGGGGTGGTCGCGCTCATCGGGATGCCCAGGAAGAGGCCAGGCTTTCCCGCCCATGTCGCCGCGTCGTTGATGATCCGGGCCTCTGTCAGGCACACCAGCGTCTGCGACGGTGAGTCTGCGATGTTCTTGAAGTCGCCGACGGCGTAGAGGGGGATCGGGATCACGCCGTCGCAGGTAGGCTCCTGCATGACGGTCAGGGCGTAGTTGCGGTAAAGCTCGGTGTCCGTCGTCAGCGCACCGGCCGGGAAGAAGGTGTAGAGGCGTTTCTCGTCGCCGGGCGATCTGGGCGTGAGCGTGATCTCCTGCCGGTCGAAGCCGAGGGTGATCTCGTGCCGCGCCGTGGCGATCACCCCCTCGATCTCGTCCTCGGTGTACTTGACGATGCGTCGTGTGTTCTTGCAGTAGAGGCCGACCTCGAGCAGGAGTTCCTTTCCGGCCTGGAAGACCGCGTCCGCCATGTCGGGGTCGATCATCGCGGGCTCGTCGGGATCGAACTCGAGCTTGTACTTCGCCTGCAGGTCGGCGAGCACGTTGGGGAAGAACTCTGTCTCGAACTTGTCTTCCGCCATGAGCGGACCCGTGGTGGTGCGTTGAATGGTCTCCCACAGAAGCTTGCCCATGGTCCCTCCTCTCGGATGTGGCGCGCAGCAAGGGCACGCAGCCCGTATATGTCGATACGTCTTGGTGAAGGCGCTCAGCCCTGCAGATAACACTCGCGTTCTTGCATGGCGCGTAGCAGCGATGCGCACTCCT is a window encoding:
- a CDS encoding monomethylamine:corrinoid methyltransferase, with the translated sequence MGKLLWETIQRTTTGPLMAEDKFETEFFPNVLADLQAKYKLEFDPDEPAMIDPDMADAVFQAGKELLLEVGLYCKNTRRIVKYTEDEIEGVIATARHEITLGFDRQEITLTPRSPGDEKRLYTFFPAGALTTDTELYRNYALTVMQEPTCDGVIPIPLYAVGDFKNIADSPSQTLVCLTEARIINDAATWAGKPGLFLGIPMSATTPLTLMSAFGSGLYNRRNCTLPVQIIQDMRIDYDRLNLAFFAEQHGIEPWMSCSPALYAYLTGPEQGAMEIIAHTLGMLAYSGGALTQAMSVSVHGTYIGNDISCCNTAAALAADRNLKLPWLSFGSMGNPAGALSDTSWYATAAACIGGSISGMEGLWLAGGSTGFESRWAGEMARAAAGLSPKEGVELLKRINAAEKSPDPSPMHFSKLYDPKTLNPAPELVEHYRKFTRIFQDLGLDYPTWTH